In Aegilops tauschii subsp. strangulata cultivar AL8/78 chromosome 3, Aet v6.0, whole genome shotgun sequence, one genomic interval encodes:
- the LOC109768398 gene encoding profilin, with protein sequence MSWQTYVDEQLLCDIDGQRLTAAAILGHDGAVWAQSEPFPEVKPEEITAVINDFDEPGSLAPTGLFLGGTKYMVIQGEPGAVIRGKKGSGGVTIKKTSLAIIIGIYEEPMTPGQCNMVVERLGDYLLEQGF encoded by the exons ATGTCGTGGCAGACGTACGTTGACGAGCAGCTGCTCTGCGACATCGACGGCCAgcgcctcaccgccgccgccatccTCGGCCACGACGGCGCCGTCTGGGCGCAGTCCGAGCCCTTCCCCGAG GTCAAACCTGAAGAAATTACTGCGGTAATAAATGACTTCGATGAACCAGGCTCTTTGGCACCAACTGGATTATTCCTTGGTGGTACAAAGTACATGGTTATTCAAGGTGAACCTGGGGCTGTCATTCGGGGCAAAAAG GGGTCAGGAGGGGTTACAATCAAGAAGACGAGTCTGGCCATCATCATTGGAATTTACGAGGAACCAATGACTCCTGGACAATGCAACATGGTGGTGGAGAGGCTCGGTGATTACCTTCTTGAGCAGGGCTTCTGA